A stretch of DNA from Montipora foliosa isolate CH-2021 chromosome 4, ASM3666993v2, whole genome shotgun sequence:
AGTTCAGAATCATTGTTTAATACTGTAAACCTTTTTTGAGGGGTcaaagttctcttttttctgaACTGAATCAACGTGAAGGCTATGATCATTCTCGTTGACTCATCTTTGAATCACGTTAAACTGAAAGAATATCCGGCCATGATAGCGTTTTTAGTGTTCATCTTCCCTCTGTCTACTATCATACGTACTGCAAGGGGCTTTGGACTTCTGCCCTAGAATCAACGGCGATAGACAAGATTTTTCCCTAAATATTTCTCGAGTCCTAAGAGGCTTCAATTCGTTAGTCATGCGAGCAACGAAAATTCTTTCGAATCAAGATATCGACGGTGAATTATGAACTTTGAGCCAAAAGTTTGCGCAGTCGCAGAAGGTTCAAACTCTCAGTGGTGGCCCACTGTTTTAAATGGAGCCCAACGAAGAGTGGGCATCTTCGCGGCTAACCAAAAGAATAGCGGTCTCTGAGAACGAGAATGCCATCGTTGTTTTCAATGTTATGGATAATCCTGAAACTCGACCTCATAATCAGGACCGTAAATTCCACTTTTGATATGCTGGCATATGGTCGGAACATGTTTAAGAACGAGAACATTAAAATGAGTTTGTATTTGTTGCTTCCCCGAAATGCGATGAATAACCAGAGGTTCCACAAATTTACATAGGCTGTGACCTTGCAGGTCCCAGTAGGTTACTTTGCCCATTGTGAATGGTAGAAATCTTTCGTTATATGTTAACTTAACTTTCAAGAACCTCATTAGAACACCAAAACATGCATCTTCGTTGGGAAATAATTTCACAATTTTCAAAGCCATAGACAAATTCACAAGGAGATCCCCACTGAAAACATAACCAGGCCCAAGCGCATACGGTGGATATCTTGAATGCGGGTATTCCTTCACCGAAACGTAATATTTACTGTCCAACTCGCGGACTGGTTTACTAGTTATGAGGATTGCTCCCATGTATAAGGGACTGTCTGATTTTCTTCGTTGGTGTTCGTCTAGCCACAGAACCAGTTCATGTATGTTGACGAAGGAatcttcatctaccttcattacATATTCGGCCTGGCAATGTTTGGCTGCCCATTCGATCCCGAAGGCCATCTTCAAAGTCAGATTTCTGTAGGAGTCTATAAAATTTCCAAATaccatatctccatttatactcGCCTCATCTTGAAGGAGTTTGTCTAATTTTGGGTTTAAAGTCTGGCCTAATAGAAAAACTGTCCGCCATAGTCTGAAATGAAAACATTAAGGAAAGTAACTAAGTTTAGAAGAATATTATTAAAATCGAAATGACCTAAAATGCTTTTTCTCCATCCTTCGCATATTTTTTCGGATACCGAGACTATTGCGGCGATCTTTTCCGAGGTTCAGTGTTTTGTGACATTCTGCTTGCAAAAAAAATGGTTAGGAGATAGTTTAATTATTAATGTTTCCAACCCATGACAACAAGTTTGACAGACAACAGTTTGTGGGGTAATGGGGTAGGAGATGAAGCACTCCATTAGCAGGTCGTGAAAAGGCAGGATAACTAAGTTGCCCGGCAAGGGGTTACAATCCCCAAGGCCATGACGACAAGTTGGCAATGCGCGGTTACAATCCTCGCCAAGGGGTTATAATCCCCAAGAACACAATACTCTCTAGAGGATTACAATCCCTCACATGAGAGTTCCTTGCCTATTTTAATAGGGTTGCTTTTCCGAGGCTCAGTGTTTTGTGACATTCTGCTTGCAAAAAAAATGGTTAGGAGATAGTTTAATTAT
This window harbors:
- the LOC137999027 gene encoding beta-1,3-galactosyltransferase 5-like; this encodes MGPLSTRSCRSAFLLLLVVCLVIFHVYIIEHHHYPKLFVRQNTETGGTLYPNLQKLQIEINETFHKFDKKRRFTGRVFDQAVEDEEDKKNEKHYLISRQTVPRLPDCKQLPFLLVQVHSTPENVMEREAIRMSWGRPENKINKVGRLNQKSPRLWRTVFLLGQTLNPKLDKLLQDEASINGDMVFGNFIDSYRNLTLKMAFGIEWAAKHCQAEYVMKVDEDSFVNIHELVLWLDEHQRRKSDSPLYMGAILITSKPVRELDSKYYVSVKEYPHSRYPPYALGPGYVFSGDLLVNLSMALKIVKLFPNEDACFGVLMRFLKVKLTYNERFLPFTMGKVTYWDLQGHSLCKFVEPLVIHRISGKQQIQTHFNVLVLKHVPTICQHIKSGIYGPDYEVEFQDYP